In Burkholderia sp. WP9, a genomic segment contains:
- the sctL gene encoding type III secretion system stator protein SctL has translation MAIWLKHARSALGDIDVCGSSARVGAAADVIPRATFGELVSIDAAYAALAADRDALLASAREEAASIVDAGHARAAAIAEQAQREYDTASEQGYRDGCDRALADWMQRLADVADAQSQLQIRMRERLAQIVASAVEQIVRVERHEALFERALATVDRIVEGATYLRVAVHPDDYAEAKATFDRLASRWRDLGQPIPLSVMADKRLEPGSCVCESDFGTVDASLDTQLRAMRSAVSRALKRSVEEADAQGEERARVDADNDADDYESRADGEAA, from the coding sequence ATGGCTATTTGGTTGAAGCACGCGCGCTCCGCCCTGGGCGATATCGACGTCTGTGGTTCGTCAGCCCGGGTCGGCGCGGCCGCCGATGTGATTCCCCGTGCGACCTTCGGCGAACTGGTCTCGATCGATGCGGCGTATGCGGCGCTCGCCGCCGATCGCGATGCGCTGCTTGCGAGCGCGCGCGAGGAGGCGGCGAGCATCGTCGACGCGGGGCATGCGCGGGCCGCGGCCATCGCCGAACAGGCGCAGCGCGAATACGACACCGCCAGCGAGCAGGGCTATCGCGACGGCTGCGACCGCGCGCTCGCCGACTGGATGCAGCGTCTCGCCGACGTCGCGGACGCGCAGAGCCAGTTGCAGATCCGCATGCGCGAGCGGCTCGCGCAGATCGTCGCGTCGGCGGTCGAGCAGATCGTGCGCGTGGAGCGGCACGAGGCATTGTTCGAGCGGGCGCTCGCCACCGTCGACCGCATCGTGGAAGGCGCGACCTACCTGCGTGTCGCGGTCCACCCCGACGACTATGCCGAGGCCAAGGCCACCTTCGACCGGCTTGCCTCGCGCTGGCGCGATCTCGGTCAGCCCATACCGCTTTCGGTGATGGCGGACAAGCGGCTCGAGCCCGGCAGTTGCGTGTGCGAGTCCGACTTCGGCACCGTCGACGCGAGCCTCGATACGCAATTGCGCGCGATGCGCAGCGCCGTGTCGCGCGCGCTGAAACGCTCGGTGGAAGAAGCCGATGCCCAGGGTGAAGAGCGGGCGCGCGTCGATGCGGATAACGACGCCGACGACTACGAGAGTCGCGCTGACGGGGAAGCGGCATGA
- a CDS encoding type III secretion protein HrpB4, whose protein sequence is MNAPTDLPFMRVAAALDCYRRNLASVARWADPSWSAALLGANAVQLQHWQGALERAGAAAVEACSHALADAAGVRPPAFASLTHAALKPSPAGTAQPNAVLLDVLPAGRSLQVLRMRALSFRRAEVRRLIDKRTRSQLSEWTGVGIDRLTQDAHLADAPDIARLAARAAMPPLTALDAGTLAAEGCALLLRDLGRVNAANGAGSANDSMRVAFPLLRLALPRALLTPAWLACVPDELDAPGSARLFARLSDLLPEFAWLFG, encoded by the coding sequence ATGAACGCCCCGACCGATTTGCCTTTCATGCGGGTGGCCGCGGCGCTCGACTGCTATCGCCGCAACCTTGCGAGCGTGGCGCGCTGGGCCGATCCGTCCTGGAGCGCCGCCTTGCTCGGCGCCAATGCGGTGCAGTTGCAACACTGGCAGGGCGCGCTCGAGCGTGCCGGCGCAGCAGCCGTCGAAGCCTGTTCCCATGCCCTCGCCGATGCCGCCGGCGTCAGGCCGCCTGCGTTCGCCTCGCTGACTCATGCCGCGCTGAAGCCCTCGCCCGCGGGCACGGCTCAGCCCAATGCGGTGCTGCTCGACGTGCTGCCGGCCGGTCGCTCGCTCCAGGTTCTGCGCATGCGCGCATTGTCGTTCCGGCGCGCCGAGGTGCGCCGCTTGATCGACAAGCGCACGCGATCGCAACTCTCGGAATGGACGGGTGTGGGCATCGACCGCCTCACTCAGGACGCCCATCTCGCCGATGCGCCCGATATCGCACGATTGGCCGCGCGGGCGGCGATGCCGCCGTTGACGGCACTGGATGCCGGCACGCTGGCGGCGGAAGGCTGTGCGTTGCTCCTGCGTGACCTGGGCCGGGTCAACGCAGCAAACGGTGCAGGCAGTGCGAACGACAGCATGCGTGTGGCGTTTCCCTTGCTGAGGCTCGCGTTGCCGCGCGCGCTGCTCACGCCGGCATGGCTCGCGTGCGTGCCCGACGAGCTCGACGCGCCCGGTTCCGCCAGGCTATTCGCGCGTCTATCCGATCTGCTACCGGAGTTTGCATGGCTATTTGGTTGA
- the sctT gene encoding type III secretion system export apparatus subunit SctT, with protein sequence MNDIFSALPQLGTLLVGYITLIGVCSLRLFIVMFIFPPTADGLLQGVVRNAVVVLFSAYVAYGQPVAFMQSLHGVMLLEVGLREALIGLVIGFAASVVFWVAEGAGTYIDDLTGYNNVQITNPTRQEQSTPTATLLGQIAAVAFWALGGMTFLLGTLYESYHWWPIVSAGPNVSNILESFVLTQTDTLMQTIAKLAAPMMFILLLVDFAFGFAAKSASKLDLMTLSQPVKGAVTVLMLALFVGIFVDQVRDQVTLRGLEAQFRVLNEKTKTPAPSATPNASSTPNLATPSGKP encoded by the coding sequence ATGAACGACATCTTTTCCGCGCTGCCGCAACTCGGCACGCTGCTCGTCGGCTACATCACGTTGATCGGCGTGTGCTCGCTGCGCCTGTTCATCGTGATGTTCATCTTCCCGCCGACCGCGGACGGTTTGCTGCAAGGCGTGGTGCGCAATGCCGTGGTCGTGCTGTTCAGCGCCTATGTCGCTTACGGTCAGCCCGTCGCGTTCATGCAATCGCTGCACGGCGTCATGCTGCTGGAAGTGGGGTTGCGTGAAGCGCTGATCGGACTCGTGATCGGCTTTGCGGCCTCGGTCGTGTTCTGGGTCGCGGAGGGCGCGGGCACCTATATCGACGACCTGACCGGCTATAACAACGTGCAGATCACCAATCCCACCCGTCAGGAGCAATCGACGCCGACCGCCACGCTGCTCGGACAGATCGCCGCCGTCGCGTTCTGGGCGCTCGGCGGCATGACCTTTCTGCTCGGCACGCTGTACGAGTCGTATCACTGGTGGCCGATCGTGTCGGCGGGGCCGAACGTATCGAACATACTCGAATCGTTCGTGCTCACGCAGACCGACACGCTGATGCAAACCATTGCCAAGCTCGCCGCGCCGATGATGTTCATTCTGCTGCTGGTCGATTTCGCCTTCGGCTTTGCCGCGAAGTCCGCCTCGAAGCTCGATCTGATGACACTCAGTCAGCCGGTCAAGGGCGCGGTGACGGTGTTGATGCTGGCGCTATTCGTCGGCATCTTTGTCGACCAGGTGCGCGATCAGGTGACCTTGCGCGGTCTCGAAGCGCAGTTTCGCGTACTGAACGAAAAGACGAAAACGCCGGCCCCTTCGGCGACACCGAACGCATCGAGCACGCCGAACCTTGCGACGCCGTCAGGCAAGCCTTGA
- a CDS encoding response regulator transcription factor, with protein sequence MHQSPEGMLKFAVMTTSSSLFNLICQCFRDDTIECCRFLDDVALSRAIYREDYHAILVDAATGIDATRAVFARRACYGDRRAPLIVIGAFADRDSIERAFEVGADDVVLSPIDQGELEVRTYQALRRFQSPPPLQSEDRAELGPYRLDRRTGTVLVDEREIRLTVREFAIAWLLFSRAGEYVSRRQIAGAIWSSTEDIVGRTLEQHIYKLRKKLGLNGASGVQLRTMYAHGYRVELCDGKQDADAIMPEISEAERAVNAIEAITEVVDIARDEANRQGIRQTARVSRTLDVHEKDSEAARSAQPWAQYAAMWHSGTAHIVNPVVGIGTRGAESSVSEASSALSSFPIPAALLGSNGRRG encoded by the coding sequence ATGCATCAATCCCCGGAGGGCATGTTGAAATTCGCCGTGATGACTACCAGCAGCAGCCTGTTCAATCTGATTTGCCAATGCTTTCGCGACGATACGATCGAATGCTGCCGCTTCCTCGATGACGTCGCGCTCTCACGGGCGATCTATCGGGAGGACTATCACGCCATTCTTGTGGACGCGGCAACGGGAATCGACGCGACGCGCGCGGTCTTCGCAAGGCGAGCCTGCTATGGCGACCGCCGCGCGCCGTTGATCGTGATCGGCGCGTTTGCCGATCGCGACAGCATCGAGCGCGCTTTCGAAGTCGGCGCCGACGACGTCGTGCTCTCACCGATCGACCAGGGAGAACTCGAAGTACGCACCTACCAGGCATTGCGCCGCTTTCAGTCGCCGCCGCCGTTGCAATCCGAAGATCGGGCCGAACTCGGCCCTTACCGGCTGGACCGGCGTACCGGCACGGTGCTGGTGGACGAACGCGAAATCCGCCTGACGGTTCGTGAGTTCGCCATCGCCTGGCTGCTGTTCTCGCGCGCGGGTGAATATGTGAGCCGCCGGCAGATTGCCGGTGCGATCTGGAGCAGTACGGAAGATATCGTCGGACGCACGCTCGAACAGCACATCTACAAACTGCGCAAGAAGCTGGGGCTGAACGGCGCGTCAGGCGTTCAGCTACGCACGATGTATGCACACGGATATCGCGTCGAGTTGTGCGACGGCAAGCAGGATGCCGATGCCATCATGCCGGAGATCAGCGAGGCCGAGCGGGCCGTCAATGCGATCGAGGCGATCACAGAAGTCGTCGATATCGCTCGCGACGAAGCGAACAGACAAGGCATCCGGCAAACCGCGCGCGTTTCCCGAACGCTCGATGTCCACGAAAAAGACAGTGAAGCCGCTCGCAGCGCGCAACCGTGGGCTCAGTATGCCGCCATGTGGCACAGCGGCACCGCGCATATCGTGAACCCGGTTGTGGGCATCGGCACGCGCGGTGCCGAATCGTCGGTAAGCGAGGCTTCGTCGGCCTTGTCGTCGTTCCCGATTCCCGCCGCGCTGCTGGGCAGCAACGGGCGGCGGGGCTAA
- a CDS encoding aromatic ring-hydroxylating dioxygenase subunit alpha, giving the protein MSFLLNAWHVAAFAHEVRADLPLTRTLLGRPVVLYRDAGQRAVALDDRCAHRFAPLSKGRIVDGVLECPYHGLRFNASGQCVHNPHGDGRVPAGAKVRAYPSIERYGAIWFWPGDPAHADAALVPSFPFVDPATNVTHDGYLHTRAHYQLSADNLLDLSHFQFLHPDTLGSEAIARGDVQSGSLGDTVWVRRSTYDEALQPFVAQGFGIPPGTRVDRWMDVRWTPPGLLSIVVGVTAAGMPREAGLIAPSAHWLTPETECTTHYFFAFGLPSEMGDAARGLVRYAVEGLMKPFECEDLPMLEAQQKNLGDNDFWAMQPALLPIDAGAIRARRVMERLIAAEQGANAAQARTIAITPVADTSQALA; this is encoded by the coding sequence ATGTCCTTTCTGTTAAACGCCTGGCATGTCGCCGCTTTTGCGCACGAGGTTCGCGCCGACCTGCCGCTCACGCGCACGCTGCTCGGGCGGCCGGTAGTGCTGTATCGCGATGCCGGACAGCGTGCCGTCGCGCTCGACGATCGCTGCGCGCATCGCTTCGCGCCGCTCTCGAAAGGCCGTATCGTCGACGGCGTGCTCGAATGTCCGTATCACGGTCTGCGCTTTAACGCGAGCGGGCAGTGCGTGCACAATCCGCACGGCGACGGCCGCGTGCCGGCGGGCGCGAAGGTGCGTGCGTACCCGTCGATCGAACGTTACGGCGCCATCTGGTTCTGGCCGGGCGACCCCGCCCACGCCGACGCGGCGTTGGTGCCGTCGTTTCCTTTCGTCGATCCCGCGACCAACGTCACGCACGACGGTTATCTGCATACGCGCGCCCACTATCAGCTGAGCGCCGATAACCTGCTCGATCTGAGCCACTTCCAGTTCCTCCATCCCGACACGCTCGGCAGCGAGGCAATTGCACGCGGCGACGTGCAGTCGGGCAGTCTCGGAGATACAGTCTGGGTTCGCCGCAGCACTTACGACGAAGCGCTGCAGCCGTTCGTCGCGCAAGGCTTCGGGATTCCACCCGGCACGCGGGTGGATCGCTGGATGGATGTGCGCTGGACGCCTCCCGGATTGCTCTCCATCGTGGTCGGCGTAACGGCGGCGGGCATGCCGCGCGAAGCGGGGCTGATCGCGCCGTCCGCGCATTGGCTGACGCCGGAAACCGAGTGCACGACACACTATTTCTTCGCGTTCGGTCTGCCCAGTGAGATGGGCGACGCGGCGCGCGGTCTGGTGCGCTATGCCGTCGAAGGTCTGATGAAGCCGTTCGAGTGCGAAGACTTGCCGATGCTCGAAGCGCAGCAGAAGAATCTCGGCGACAACGACTTCTGGGCGATGCAGCCGGCGCTGCTGCCCATCGACGCCGGCGCGATTCGCGCACGACGCGTGATGGAGCGGCTGATTGCGGCGGAGCAAGGGGCGAACGCTGCGCAGGCGCGCACGATCGCGATTACGCCGGTGGCGGACACTTCGCAAGCGTTGGCGTGA
- the sctN gene encoding type III secretion system ATPase SctN — translation MSTPWFTRTIDFDRLTDEIEREILAVPGVTRTGKVLEAIGTLIKVAGLDLSLGELCELRAPNGTLLQHAEVIGFTREVALLSPFSRLENISRSTQVIGLGRSLAVKVGDMLLGRVIDSLGEPVDGGPPIRSDTLRPIFAAPPDPMSRRMIEAPLPTGVRAVDAMMTLAEGQRMGIFAPAGVGKSTLLGMFARGASCDVNVIALIGERGREVREFVELILGPEGMARSVVVCATSDRSSMERAKAAYVATAIAEYFRDRGQRVLLMMDSLTRFARAGREIGLAAGEPPARRGFPPSIFAELPRLLERAGMGETGSITALYTVLAEDDSGSDPIAEEVRGILDGHMILSREIAAKNQYPAIDVLGSLSRVMPQVVPDAYVQAAARIRELMAKHREVEMLLQIGEYQPGSNPLADEAIGKADAIRAFLSQRTGDYATPGDTEALLYELSGLG, via the coding sequence ATGAGCACGCCGTGGTTCACCCGGACGATCGATTTCGACCGGCTTACCGACGAGATCGAACGCGAGATTCTTGCTGTTCCGGGCGTGACGCGCACCGGCAAAGTACTGGAGGCGATCGGCACGCTGATCAAGGTAGCCGGTCTCGATCTGTCGCTCGGCGAGTTGTGCGAATTGCGCGCGCCGAACGGAACGTTGCTTCAGCATGCCGAGGTGATCGGCTTCACACGCGAGGTCGCGCTGCTCTCGCCGTTCTCGCGCCTCGAAAACATTTCGCGCTCGACTCAGGTAATCGGTCTCGGCCGCTCGCTCGCGGTGAAAGTCGGCGACATGTTGCTCGGCCGCGTGATCGACAGTCTCGGCGAACCCGTGGATGGCGGCCCCCCGATTCGTTCCGACACGCTGCGGCCGATTTTCGCGGCGCCCCCCGATCCGATGAGCCGCCGCATGATCGAGGCGCCGTTGCCGACCGGCGTGCGCGCCGTCGACGCGATGATGACGCTCGCCGAGGGCCAGCGTATGGGCATTTTCGCGCCGGCCGGCGTCGGCAAGAGCACCTTGCTCGGCATGTTCGCGCGCGGCGCTTCGTGCGACGTCAACGTGATCGCGCTGATCGGCGAGCGCGGTCGCGAAGTGCGCGAGTTCGTCGAGCTGATTCTCGGACCCGAGGGCATGGCGCGCTCGGTCGTGGTATGCGCGACCTCGGATCGTTCGTCGATGGAGCGCGCCAAGGCGGCCTACGTCGCGACCGCGATTGCCGAGTACTTTCGTGACCGCGGTCAGCGCGTGCTGCTGATGATGGATTCGCTGACGCGCTTCGCGCGCGCCGGCCGCGAGATCGGTCTTGCGGCCGGCGAGCCGCCCGCAAGACGCGGCTTCCCGCCGTCCATCTTCGCCGAATTGCCGCGCTTGCTGGAACGCGCGGGGATGGGTGAGACCGGCTCGATCACCGCGCTCTACACGGTGCTCGCCGAAGACGACAGCGGCAGCGACCCGATCGCCGAAGAAGTGCGCGGCATTCTCGACGGCCACATGATTCTCTCGCGCGAGATCGCGGCGAAGAACCAGTACCCCGCGATCGACGTGCTCGGTAGTTTGTCGCGCGTCATGCCGCAGGTCGTGCCGGACGCCTACGTGCAGGCTGCGGCACGGATTCGCGAACTGATGGCGAAGCATCGCGAGGTGGAGATGCTGTTGCAGATCGGCGAGTATCAGCCCGGCTCCAATCCGCTCGCCGACGAAGCCATCGGCAAGGCCGATGCGATCAGGGCGTTTCTGTCGCAGCGCACCGGCGACTACGCCACGCCGGGCGATACCGAAGCGCTGCTGTACGAATTGAGCGGGCTCGGCTGA
- the sctC gene encoding type III secretion system outer membrane ring subunit SctC — MKSKTLFCAAWLAASLTLSTLQPASAAPVRWRGTTVHIAVEGKDLKDVLRDFTASQGVAASIAGNVQGAVTGRFDMSPQRFLDTLASTFGFVWFYDGSVLSISSANDVTHQVIKLDHASASDLRAALHTMSVDDARFPVVYDESAGTAIVNGPPQYVQMVSEIAKRLDDNASRRSGSVIRVFKLKHAWAADHKVQIDGNTITVPGVATVLSNMYHARQEKGGGQSQTSVAPNMQRVPAMNDVGGGNSGGGQLNPPLPPNMADGQGGALGGLVGNAQPSNYGSTGNVGYANAPGASQTSPPSGGDLTLPIMQPDPTTNSVLIRDTPQRIDQYASLIDQLDTRPKLIEIEAHIIEIDDDVLAQIGVDWRAHNSHLDFQTGTGTYQQNSYANGSINPNFGTTTLADGTTVVSATPVGASITAVLGDAGRYLMARVNALQTTSKAKIDASPKVATLDNVEAVMDNKTKFFVRVSGYTSADLYSVSTGVSLRVLPMVVQEDGQMRIKLEVHIEDGQLTGQQVDNIPVITSSEINTQAFVGQGESLLIAGYSVDNNSNGVTGVPGLSKIPLIGALFRYNNDERSHMERVFLLSPRVLDL, encoded by the coding sequence ATGAAATCGAAGACGCTGTTCTGCGCCGCGTGGCTCGCGGCGTCCCTCACGTTGAGCACGCTGCAACCCGCCAGTGCGGCGCCCGTGCGGTGGCGCGGTACGACGGTGCATATCGCCGTCGAAGGCAAGGATCTCAAAGACGTGCTGCGCGATTTCACCGCGAGCCAGGGCGTGGCCGCGTCGATCGCGGGCAATGTTCAGGGCGCGGTGACGGGCCGCTTCGACATGTCGCCGCAGCGCTTTCTCGACACGCTGGCGTCGACGTTCGGTTTCGTCTGGTTCTATGACGGCAGCGTGCTGTCGATCAGCAGCGCCAACGACGTCACCCACCAGGTGATCAAGCTCGATCACGCATCCGCTTCCGATCTGCGAGCAGCGTTGCATACCATGAGTGTCGACGACGCGCGCTTCCCGGTCGTATACGACGAGAGCGCGGGCACGGCGATCGTCAACGGTCCGCCGCAGTATGTGCAGATGGTGAGCGAGATCGCAAAACGCCTCGACGACAATGCGAGCCGCCGCAGCGGCTCGGTGATTCGCGTGTTCAAGCTCAAGCACGCATGGGCCGCCGATCACAAGGTGCAGATCGACGGCAACACGATCACCGTGCCGGGTGTGGCCACCGTGCTGTCGAACATGTATCACGCCAGGCAGGAGAAGGGCGGCGGTCAGTCGCAGACCTCGGTAGCGCCGAACATGCAGCGCGTGCCGGCCATGAACGACGTGGGCGGAGGCAATAGCGGCGGCGGCCAGCTGAACCCGCCGTTGCCGCCCAATATGGCCGACGGCCAGGGTGGGGCGCTCGGCGGGCTGGTCGGCAATGCGCAGCCGTCCAACTACGGCAGCACCGGCAACGTCGGCTACGCGAATGCGCCTGGCGCTTCGCAGACGAGCCCGCCAAGCGGCGGCGATCTGACCTTGCCGATCATGCAGCCCGATCCGACCACCAACTCGGTGCTGATCCGCGATACGCCGCAGCGCATCGACCAGTACGCTTCGCTGATCGATCAGCTCGACACGCGACCCAAGCTGATCGAGATCGAAGCGCACATCATTGAAATCGACGACGACGTGCTCGCGCAAATCGGCGTGGACTGGCGCGCGCATAACAGTCATCTCGACTTCCAGACCGGTACCGGAACCTATCAGCAGAACAGCTACGCGAACGGCTCGATCAACCCGAACTTCGGCACCACGACACTCGCCGACGGCACCACGGTGGTCTCAGCGACACCGGTCGGCGCCTCGATTACCGCCGTGCTCGGCGATGCGGGGCGTTATCTGATGGCGCGCGTCAACGCGTTGCAGACCACCTCGAAGGCAAAGATCGATGCGTCGCCGAAGGTCGCCACGCTCGACAACGTCGAAGCCGTAATGGACAACAAGACCAAGTTCTTCGTGCGTGTGTCCGGTTATACATCGGCGGATCTGTACAGCGTGTCGACCGGCGTCTCGCTGCGTGTGCTGCCGATGGTCGTGCAGGAGGACGGCCAGATGCGCATCAAGCTCGAAGTGCATATCGAAGACGGTCAGCTCACCGGCCAGCAGGTCGACAACATTCCGGTCATCACCAGCAGCGAGATCAATACGCAGGCCTTTGTCGGCCAGGGCGAGAGCCTGTTGATCGCCGGCTATAGCGTGGACAACAACTCGAACGGCGTGACCGGCGTGCCGGGCTTATCGAAAATTCCGCTGATCGGCGCACTGTTCCGCTACAACAACGATGAGCGCTCGCATATGGAACGCGTCTTTCTGTTGTCGCCGCGAGTGCTGGATCTGTAA
- a CDS encoding helix-turn-helix transcriptional regulator, translating into MFSMLYFPVVSALATPAPSAHPALSSRFLETLLDGKLNAASQLASRWADEAGHAEFAPHALQLHADMQLMLGIEVEAEENYRRSQKLSRSSKHAIRTASCRNAAWQAFFRHRLGTALACFSRVADEPGIEPARAVEAHFGIVCVLYELGRTSEAVDAIDDLVERVERDLDDAAGHWHALLGTLRFDLAVQMEVRNATALRDHVYWQSGLSSERVPRPGRGADASVDSLARAVFGVRSPLLRARIDYLQQLRLAACADRDAIGALQQHLHWSREQGIGDYQRTLRLEIALATLAGAAPHLACSILEPLHQIGRNGTTGHRQLEYLYCSAKTRQAEGRAQESLQLYSRYALVAMQCLREDSQTRAPFLQRGAKASPQLDDVGARLPAKYRRAYSYVLDNLDRRDLSVREVAAEIGVTERALQSAFKNFLGLSPTELIRRQRMERIRAELTDRSYSSDRGVLGAASKWGVQNRSTLVNGYRKQFHEAPSETLER; encoded by the coding sequence ATGTTCTCGATGCTTTACTTCCCCGTGGTATCCGCGCTCGCGACGCCCGCACCGTCTGCTCACCCGGCATTGTCCAGCCGTTTTCTCGAGACGTTGCTCGACGGCAAGCTGAACGCCGCGAGCCAGCTCGCGAGTCGCTGGGCCGACGAAGCGGGTCACGCCGAATTCGCCCCGCATGCGCTGCAACTGCACGCCGACATGCAACTGATGCTCGGCATCGAAGTCGAGGCCGAGGAGAACTACCGTCGTTCGCAAAAGCTGAGTCGCTCGTCCAAGCATGCCATTCGTACCGCGTCGTGCCGCAACGCCGCCTGGCAGGCGTTTTTCCGGCATCGCCTCGGCACAGCGCTGGCGTGCTTTTCACGTGTGGCCGATGAGCCCGGCATCGAACCGGCGCGCGCCGTGGAAGCGCACTTCGGCATTGTCTGCGTGCTCTACGAACTGGGCCGCACGAGCGAAGCCGTCGACGCCATCGACGATCTCGTTGAACGGGTGGAGCGCGATCTCGACGATGCAGCGGGTCATTGGCACGCGTTGCTCGGCACGCTGCGCTTCGACCTCGCCGTGCAGATGGAAGTGCGTAACGCGACGGCGTTGCGCGATCATGTCTACTGGCAATCGGGCTTGTCGAGCGAACGCGTGCCGCGGCCGGGCCGGGGTGCCGATGCAAGCGTGGACAGTCTCGCGCGCGCGGTGTTCGGCGTACGCTCGCCGCTGCTGCGCGCGCGCATCGACTACCTGCAGCAACTGCGTCTGGCCGCCTGCGCGGATCGTGACGCGATCGGCGCATTGCAGCAGCATCTGCACTGGTCGCGCGAGCAGGGAATCGGCGACTATCAGCGCACGCTGCGCCTTGAAATCGCGCTGGCGACGCTGGCGGGCGCGGCGCCTCATCTGGCCTGCTCGATTCTCGAACCGCTGCATCAGATCGGCCGCAACGGCACCACCGGCCACCGTCAGCTCGAATATCTCTACTGCAGCGCCAAAACGCGCCAGGCCGAAGGCCGCGCGCAGGAGTCGCTGCAACTCTATAGCCGCTATGCGCTCGTGGCCATGCAATGCCTGCGCGAAGATTCGCAAACGCGCGCGCCGTTCCTGCAGCGCGGCGCGAAGGCCTCGCCCCAGCTCGACGATGTCGGCGCGCGTCTGCCTGCCAAGTATCGCCGCGCGTACAGCTACGTGCTCGACAACCTCGACCGGCGTGATCTGTCGGTCCGCGAAGTAGCGGCCGAGATCGGCGTGACCGAGCGCGCGTTGCAAAGCGCGTTCAAGAATTTCCTCGGCCTGTCGCCGACCGAACTGATCCGGCGCCAACGCATGGAGCGGATTCGCGCGGAACTCACCGACCGGTCGTATTCGAGCGATCGCGGCGTGTTGGGCGCCGCGAGTAAATGGGGCGTGCAAAACCGCTCGACGCTCGTCAACGGTTATCGCAAGCAGTTTCATGAAGCGCCGTCCGAGACGCTCGAACGATAG